Genomic DNA from Tachyglossus aculeatus isolate mTacAcu1 chromosome 10, mTacAcu1.pri, whole genome shotgun sequence:
aaagttttcctcctatctggtCGCTATTTTAAAAACACTTTCTTCTAAATGATCAATATAAGCCAAGCGGTTTCTGGGCTACTGTTAGAAAAAACTGGCTCCTAGAAGTGAGTCAAATACGCCAGGGtggtcttttctcttcttttttactGAATGAGCAAATCAATCACACACCAGTGTCGTAAATTAATGTGCAAAAGCATTGAAGTGCTTTACTACAAATTACAACCTAGAAACACATTAACTGAACAATTAAAACCCATACAATTAGATTTAGGTATATAACAACACAAAGAAGAAACAGAATTACAGTACATTTACAACACAAGACAGATACATGGAATTCATTAGAAAATATTGTAATAAATAATTCATGAATTATAGTGCAATTGATTTATGCATAAATATAACTAATTGCCTAAAAATCAGTTTATATTAACAAAAATCTGTCAAAATCAAGGCAGCCACAGAGTTTTACTAAATTACTGCGACAATGAAAATACTgcaattaaaaaacaaatacaAGTATTTGTACTGTAAACAACTAAAAAAATCAGTCTCACTAAAGTTAATATACAATTTAATATAAAATTGTCATTAGCTACCAGAAATGGTTTAAACAACTTTACTGAGCAGTAGTTCTAAAAACAGAggcactgttttttgttttttgtttttaatataaAATACTTGAGAAACATTCAAATAAGTAGAAAGCATTAGGGCTCGCTTTCGCCTTCATTTAAAAGTCTGCTAAAACTGGACTTTTCCATGAAAATTGTTAATTAAGTAGCAGTGACTGGTAACTGAGTTTACGAAGTAGTTCAAAATATAACAaagattattttttaatggaatacaatggggagaaggggaacccATAAATTTCCCTGCCTTTCCTTGGTTAGGTAATCATAGACTAGCCCAGTAATTAGAAACACATTTGTTTCCTTTAAAACAGTTATGGGTTGAGTATTATCTATAAACTCTCAAAAAAATATTTAATATACTATTtctgaacaaaataaataatacaagTACTAAAATGCTGCAAATTAACCGTAATATTACCTACAAAATTACCGATCACTGTGAAGTAAAATGATCCCTGATTTTATGAATCCTGTCAATTTTTTTTTGGTCAGGTCACCTTTTAAATGATATAAAAAGTGTACTGAAACTTTCCCTTGACTAGAAACATCTGTCAATGTATTTTCTTTTCGTAAATAGGATATGAGAATAAAAAAAGCTCAGTACAATATAAATATCAGGCAATGCATTCAGGCCCCCGAAGGTCTGTGACTAAAATTCAGTATAAACAGTTCCTAAATGATTTTtgaaaccctttttttttttccactttcaacTGTGTTTCcaatgtggtggggtggggggggagggaggggaatacaTTAACCAATCACCGTTCCGGCCTTCACAAAATATGGCTTAAGTCTTTAAAAATGAAGATGATCCCGACGCCTGCCGTTTTGtatcctatttttttttattaattatggcatttctgttTTCAAAGCGTTCGAGTTGGAGGATTCGTATCCTAAACCGCAAGTAATAGCGTTAGCTGAAGGGGGTTCAGTAGAACTGATTTGAGGGCTCGTTTTCCTCCCTTATCGGATTcttgaaggaagagaagcagttttAGGGTATTACCTGAATATCAGAGCCAGGCGACTATTAACGGTCGGCCCGCTTCCTCCCCGCTCCCGGCCCCGTTTCCTAGACGTACAAGTGGACAGCGGAAGCGTCTGACCAAGTGTGCGGATTTCGAAAAGTCACTCAAGGACACGGCTCCTTGGACTTGTACAGACGGGCTTGGATAGGGCCCGAATGATAAGAAATAAGGGGCGGGCAGGCGTTGGAGTCTGACGGTGTCGAGTGGCCGACCCCTCGCTCTTAGGCGAACGCTTTTGAGCCCGGTGTCATCAACATTAGGTAGTCCATAAACTCCAACGTGGATGCTTTGAACcatatttcagaaaaaaaaaactccttttaGGAAGGTAACTGGTCTCAGATGCTAATAAATCGCAAAGCTAAAATGCACTGCCCAGCTTCTAACTACCCAATTTACACAGGATTTACTTACTGAAAGTTCTAAACAGCTTCAGTGTTAAATATCTGTAATCCTATCAAGACCCTGAACGAACTGCAAATTTGGTTATTAGCAAAACGATAATAAGTCGCCCATCAAAATGAAAAATGCCTTTCACTTTGATAAACTGAAAGTGTTTGGAAATGTCACAGCAGCAAATACATCAAAGTTACAGTGAGGTTTTTCGATAGCAGGAGTGTGACACAATCCTTAGATTTAAAGTAGTCATAACATCAACTAACCAGCACACGTTTAAACCAAAAATCACCACTCTCAAGTTTTTTCGGTGCACAGTACGAACATGCTCTAAGTTGCATTCCGACTTTCTTCTCAAACCGTACGTTAGCTTATTTTCAAACAAAAGGGGAAATTAAATACTTTTTCTTAAATAATTAAGTTTAAATTACTTTACGCTATTAGTATTCCATCTTCTGTTAGAGGATTCTACAACTGCTAGGGTTAACTCTGTCAGTTTTTGTAAGTATATAGTCTGTCAACCCCACTCGGCTTGCTAAACCCAACCATTAAATAATAAATGTTCAGTTTTTGTCCATTAAAACATATACTTCTATTTCATTTAAAGTTTTCTTTCATAGCCGCGGTGGATGCTTTGGGTGTACTGTGTGCCCCGTGGAACGTCCTGTAGTGTACTAATACTGCATTCCTCCGTTTTCCAGTAAGGATAGGGTGGTATTATAAAGTTCTTTTGATTTGCTGATTTGGAGCCACTTACACTAGCTGTAAGTACTACGTTACTAAAAAGTCTACAGACCATCAATCCCCTTTTATTTCCATCTTAAGATGGTTTCCTGGATGGCTGGGGGTGCTCCTTCACCACTAAAAATAATGCTTCACATGACAATTACTCGTTTTTTCCCCACAAAGTCTTATGCTATTGACTACTAAAGAAAACCTGAATCTTTTTCACCTACTCATACAAGGATATTAAATACAAACTACCAGAATTAAGTGAGCAACTCTATAattctgtccacagtgagaacCCTGAATAAaactcgttttttttttttttcaaaaaggcaTGTATGTGGTTTTTGAACTGTAAAATTTCATGTCTCCTGTCAGAGTGAGCATATGTATTTTtagcgtgtgtgtgcgtgtgtatacaCACAGACATACcaacgcacatacacacacatgcaggcacgcacacagacatgcacaccacacccacccacacccacacccacacacacagaaCATTTTGCTAACAATTAATCTACACAGGCTTGCTGCTGTTCTTGCAGCTGCCGGTCCCTGAATCTGTCATATTAAATAACCCGGTGTCTGGTAACCGGAGCTTCTTCTTCGGTGGAGTCTTCAGCGTTCCGGATCGTTCTTTCACCTTGTATTCTAAAGTGCTGTGAGGTACCCCATAAATTCCTTGTGCTTTGGAAACACTCATTTTCCCACTCATCACCATTGCGATCGCTTCTTCCATGATCTCGTGATCATACTGCCGATAGCGGCCCCGTTTTTTCCTAGGCTGCTTATTATCTTTGCGATCCAATGCATCGTCTGCGTTCTCAGAGGTTCCGTCAACCGTCCCGTTTTTAGCATTAAGACACAAAGGAGAGAGGTCCCCGGGTAGAAAGTACGCGTCAACATTGGAGCGAGTTACAGGCCCAGAACACTCTATTTTGTTCTGCTTGGGGAGGATATTTTTCAGTTTTTGCAGAGCTGATCCTTCTAAGACTGAAGAGGTTTTGGAAACTTGATACATGACATCCAGAAGGCCAGAACCATCAGGCTGAGGTTTGGACAGAGAACTCACTCGGAGCTGAGGAATTTTTAACTGAACGGTGGGACTCGGTGTTTCGTACTGTAGACTTTCATTTCTTTCCTTAAATTGAGTGACCATTCTCTGTAGCGTTAACTGGTGGAGGTAACTGGAAGCTGTTGGGAATTTTAATTCTGAGGTTTCAAGTAGATTGAGTTTACTTTTTTCTGTGCGCTCTGCTTGAGCTCTTGCCCACAAGGCAACTTTTTGCAGCACTGCACAAGTTTCTTTACTGTCTTTATAGGAATAGCTATCATTGAAATCTCGAGTTTTGTTTTTAAAAGACGCAGGCTTTCCTGCTGGTAAGGCTTCTAAGTGGAGAAGTAAAGTTTTTTGAGGTATGCCATAGAGTATGCCTGCTTTATGTATGTCCAGTGCTCCAGACTGAATGTCTTTCAAAGCTTTTGAGAGCAAACCATCTGCAAACTCAGCACTTCTTTCCACAtagtcctctctgtctctgtgttgtCTCCTGGATGGATGGAATGAAACGATGGTAAACTGATGCATGAGAGACTCTCACACAGCTATGGAAGGGGAGGGTCCACTCCTTTATTAGACTCCTTGCTTAGGTAACATCACTGCTTCTGACCCGCTTAAGTCTTTGAGTTGGAAAGGCTCTAGTTCTGGTAGGGCAATGTGTCAATCgtacgggggtgggggtgggggtgggggtggcctcTACGGCAGACCTTCCAAGAACTTTAAATCCTAGCTCGGTACATTTGAGTAATGGTCTCAGGTGGTGGCTAGTCCCTCTGAAAGATGCTTGCAGAGCAACCCGGGTAAAATTGGTTTCGTACGAATTGGTTTGCGGTCCGTGATCAAGAATACCCAAACCCTACAGGAGTTTTTTGTTAGTAGAAACGTGACGTTACCGCTAAACAAGGAATAAAAGAGTCAACCCTTTTAGAGAAAATTTGGAGCAGTGAGAACATTACCGAACACAACCAGCCCATACTTCCACGGTCTAATTTCTCGGAATCGAAAAGTGAAAATTCTCTGCTTTGCCACAGAATCCAGCATACTGggccaaatgactcaatttaAGATAGGGTTGTAGCTAGTTGGCTCTTTCTAATTAGAGTGTATCGTCACCTTCCAAGTACGTATTAGCCCCACAGATGTTCCtgctgtgattcctgcccactccTAATCGACCCCGTCCGGTATTTTACGATGTACGAGGGACAGAAAGGGACCTGCCGCTACGGCTACCGAATGGGAAGATGATGCAAGAATAAACGACAGAATCCGACAGAACGGCACTGCATTTTCAGTTCTTTAAATTAATGTCATGGCAGCTTTCAGGACATGGATGGACAGTTCATGGTTACTGCTGAATGGAGTCCACATTAAGCAGCTCGCTGTCACCACCACACACCCCAGACAGAACCGGATATAACCACTATGAGCTGTCTTCCATTAAGGACTATTCGATACGGAACAGTACGTTTCAAACTCGGTCGTGTTATTTTAAAACTTTACAGCTGGAGGCTAACTCTTTCTGTTCGAGATGTGCCCTAAATTAAGTATGGAAGAATTAATGGAAATTTTCCAGTCTCCTCTGTTTGAAATTGGTATTTTACGTTGTTGGTAGTTCATTTTTAACAACATGAACTAAAGTTTGGTGATTGTTCTGAAAACTTTTCAACTTTTCTTTAACAGAAAgagtaaaaaagaaagaaaggaaaggacaaaTGAAAGGTGTGATACTATACAGACACGTTAATGAGTGGCAAAAACGCTAGAAAAATATAACATTACACGAGCATAGAAACCACAGAAAAATCTTTGCCTTCAGCGATGTTTCAGAGATTAACTAAGAATTGTTTCCTAGATGCAGCTTACCCAGTCATTGAATTCTCAGAAGATGGGTCACGTGATGACTCTTCGGATCTTGTGCTGGTTTTCTTTGTAGAGAGATCTAGCACTCCATCTCctaacatttttaaaaagaaaagtatTTTACAACACATTTAAACAGACTTCGGTCCTTACTTAGTTTCCATGCTTAGTGAGAACTGAAATGTACTGTTGACAGGAAAAGATTACAGCAGGAGCGTCATGAAAAGTAAAGTCACATAACACAACCTCCACAGACTGTACCCCGCTCGTTACTTCTCCCCTAATTCCCATTCTAAGACATCTGTGCGCACAGAGCACTtgcaaactcaatcaatcaatcgtatttactgagcgcttactgtgtgcagagcactgtactaagcgcttgggaagtacaagttggcaacatagagacggtccctacccaacagtgggctcacagtctaaaacggggagacagagaacaaaaccaaacatactaacaaaattaaataaatagaatagatatgtacaagataaataaatagataatctcctccaagaggtcttccctttcctcttctccaactcccttgtgcatcacccccttccagccccacagcacttacgtttatatctgtaatttattaatattaacgtctgtctcccctgctctacactgtaaactcattaggggcagggaatgtgtttgcataatgctgtactgtactctcccaagcacacagtaagcgctcaataaatgcgactgaatgaatgaatatttagagaCCCTAGAATAAGGGATTGCTAaatcctccctttgctctccatccaaactgttaccacgtggACACAATCACtggtcctatccctcctggattactgcatcagcctccttgctgacctcccagcctcccgcctctccccactccagtccatacttcactctgctgctcggatcatttttctacaaaaacgctggggacgtgattccccactcctcaagaaactcccactggttgtccacccacctttgcgtcaataaaaactcctcaccgttggctttaaagccttccatcacctcgccccctcctacttcaccttgttattctcccactacaatccagcccacacacttcgctcctctaatgttatccttctcactgggcctccatctcatctatctcactgccgatccctggcccacaccttgcctctggcccggaacgtactcccgcctcaaatctgacaattactctcccccgcttcaaagccttattgaaggcacatctcctccaagaggtcttccctttcctcttctccaactcccttgtgcatcacccccttccagccccacagcacttacgtttatatctgtaatttattaatattaaccatagtctcccctgctctacactgtaagctcattatgggcagggaatgtgtttgcaaaatgctgtattgtactctcccaagcacacagtaagcgctcaataaatacgactgaatgaatgaatatttagagaCCCTAGAATAAACAGCCACCTGGGGAGAGGCATACAAGGGTACTTCCTGTTTCTGGGAGAtctgtatcaattaatcaatcaatcaatcgtatttattgagcgcttactgtgtgcagagcactgtactaactgcttgggaagtacaagttggcaacatatagcgacagtccctacccaacagtgggctcacagtctagaagggggagacagggaacaaaacaaaacatactaacaaaataaaataaatagaatagataggtacaagcaaaataaataaagagtaataaatatgtacaaacatacatacataaatacaggtgttgtggggaagggaaggaggtaagacgggggaatggagagggggacgagggggagaggaattcagcattcagagtttttttttattaataccACCCCCTCTAAACACTTGTTTCTACACACAGAGAGCTACAGagaactagcgtggctcagtggaaagagtgcaggcttgggaatcagaggtcatggattctaatcccggccccgccacttgtcagctttgtgtctttgggcaagtcacttaacttctctgtgccgcagttacctcatctggaaaatggagattaagactgtgacccccacgtgggacaacctgatcacctggtatccccccagcgcttagaacagtgctttgcacatagtaagcatttcacaaatagcattattattatataattaatgtACTTTAGTACACAGTGTTTGCAAATACACATCGAAATATTTTTAAGTTGTGAAAAATCTCAAAACTCAAACATCTACCCAAAGCGAATTCCTCACTTAGCACAAAACTTCACACTAGTCTTTAAAGCAGACGACTGTATAGGGTTTGGGCACGGGGCTGGACGTTTGGGTCCTCTTCCTCC
This window encodes:
- the LCORL gene encoding ligand-dependent nuclear receptor corepressor-like protein isoform X2, yielding MDEKCSFCNLQKETGSDHSTTVGSSQSTPTDELSSQGQSNTDKIECQAENYLNALFRKKDLPQNCDPNIPLVAQELMKKMIRQFAIEYISKSGKIQENRNGSVEPSLICKGIQMNPPENSLQEEQDGPLDLTVNRMQEQNTQQGDGVLDLSTKKTSTRSEESSRDPSSENSMTGRQHRDREDYVERSAEFADGLLSKALKDIQSGALDIHKAGILYGIPQKTLLLHLEALPAGKPASFKNKTRDFNDSYSYKDSKETCAVLQKVALWARAQAERTEKSKLNLLETSELKFPTASSYLHQLTLQRMVTQFKERNESLQYETPSPTVQLKIPQLRVSSLSKPQPDGSGLLDVMYQVSKTSSVLEGSALQKLKNILPKQNKIECSGPVTRSNVDAYFLPGDLSPLCLNAKNGTVDGTSENADDALDRKDNKQPRKKRGRYRQYDHEIMEEAIAMVMSGKMSVSKAQGIYGVPHSTLEYKVKERSGTLKTPPKKKLRLPDTGLFNMTDSGTGSCKNSSKPV
- the LCORL gene encoding ligand-dependent nuclear receptor corepressor-like protein isoform X3, which translates into the protein MDQGYEETSVYLKDHSTTVGSSQSTPTDELSSQGQSNTDKIECQAENYLNALFRKKDLPQNCDPNIPLVAQELMKKMIRQFAIEYISKSGKIQENRNGSVEPSLICKGIQMNPPENSLQEEQDGPLDLTVNRMQEQNTQQGDGVLDLSTKKTSTRSEESSRDPSSENSMTGRQHRDREDYVERSAEFADGLLSKALKDIQSGALDIHKAGILYGIPQKTLLLHLEALPAGKPASFKNKTRDFNDSYSYKDSKETCAVLQKVALWARAQAERTEKSKLNLLETSELKFPTASSYLHQLTLQRMVTQFKERNESLQYETPSPTVQLKIPQLRVSSLSKPQPDGSGLLDVMYQVSKTSSVLEGSALQKLKNILPKQNKIECSGPVTRSNVDAYFLPGDLSPLCLNAKNGTVDGTSENADDALDRKDNKQPRKKRGRYRQYDHEIMEEAIAMVMSGKMSVSKAQGIYGVPHSTLEYKVKERSGTLKTPPKKKLRLPDTGLFNMTDSGTGSCKNSSKPV